CTATCCCATTTTGATGCCCTGTTATAGACCCAGTCTCCCAATTTTTGGGCTATGTTTAATGCTTTTGGATTGCCTTCGTATATATAAACATCGATAAGACCGGACAAAATCTTATGCATTGTATACCATGGCACCCAGCTATTACCTGTCGATCTGCCTTCAATAACATCAAAATGTGTTTCAGGGGTTGCAAACAAGTAGCCTCTACTAAATTTATTCTGACAGGCTTCCAGTTCGTTGATGATATAATCGGTTTTGTTTTTTAATTCGGTACTTAATGCTGCATCACCTTTTGTGTTTTTATATGCCTTGGCAATAGCCGACAGGTAATGTCCCAATGTATGGCCCTGAATCATGGTATTTTCCCAACCGCCATATCTGTCTGCTTTTTTGGGCAATCCCGATACCTCTCTGAATCCAGCTACCAGACGATCAGCATTAAGCATTTTCAAATATGCAACTTCTTTATTAAAGGCGTTCACATAATACGGATCGATTATCTTAACCTGTTCCATATCAAATTCCTGGAGCTGTTCCGCACTTGCGGCTGTGACTTCAGCTGGGGTCGGCATGACAATGATTTGTGATAAAGCCATTAAACATACCAATAATACACTAATAGACTTTTTTACGTTCTTAATCATAATCTCTCCTCCATTACCGTAATGCAATGCATACAGAACAATGCAAATATAAAATTCATATATTTATTATATAAAATGAATTTTTTCTATAAATGGACTTTTTTTTGATATTTGTTAAAAATTTTAGTGAAATGCTTACCATAGTATTAAATCTTTCTTACTATGGTATTAAATTTGCAGCTATAAGTATAAAAGCCCCTAAGCGTCTCCGGTATATCCAGCATTAACGGTGAAGCTTTAAGTGTATAAGTTTCATTTGGAAGATTTACATTCCGGTATATACTTCTAGTATAAACTGAAGAACTATACTACTGAATACAAAACCTTTCTGATCTAATAAAAAATAGGAACTTTTGAGATAGCCTAATGATGGATAATTTATATTTTGTATTTAAGAGAAAAGAATATATGCCAATTAATTTTGAAGATAACGTATATCTTGCTTTACACCTTTATATATCCTATGATAAAATTAGTATAGTTACTGGATTAACATAGCTGGAAAAGTAATATTATGTTTTATCCCATGAATATATTGCTCTTATTGTCCTTAAAAATTACATACATTAAATAACATAAAACGAACTTTCATACTCCTACCATATATTCGAACTATCTCCCCAGATATATTTTCATTATCCGACATAAGACAATATTTTTTATCTTAAAATTGTGCTTCAAATATTAAAATATAAAACTAAGGGGGAATTAAAATGTTTAAAAAAACCGTATTGGCAGCCATTTCGGCTTCTGTCCTAACATTGGTAAGCAGCATAACCTTTGCTTTCAGTGTTGAAGTGCTTCAACGGACAGATTTTACTGACGGATTGAGTTCGCCTTGGAAGTTAAATCTAAGCAATCAAAACAATGCATATTCATATGTAAAGGATGAACGCCTTGTTGTCCATATGGACCAAAAGGGCACAAACAAATGGGATGTAGCAGTGGAGCATAATGATTTTACTATTTACAACGGCCATAAATATACCGTAAAATTCAAAGTCACAGCTTCAAAGAATTGCAAGATTTACGCCAAAATAGGTGATAGGGGTGAACCCTATGGTGAGGCATGGAATAATAATTGGAGCCCTTACGCCCTCACTGCAGATAAGGTTCTTGAGATCAACGACACCTTTACTGCAACTAAGGATTACAAAGATGCACAGCTTGCTTTTCATCTAGGTGGAGAATTAGCCGGGTCACTACCATATGATGTTAAATTTATTTCGATATCACTAAATGATGACTCAGCCGACCCTAAGTCAACTCCAACACCAACACCTGTTATTACTCCCTCAATGGATATAAGGGTAAACCAGTTGGGATATTACTCTGATTCAATCAAAAAAGCCACAATAAAGACTGACTCCACATCTACTTTGGATTGGGAACTTAAGAACAGTTTAGGCGTTGTGGTTGCTTCAGGTAAGACACAAGCTTTCGGCCAGAATCATGCGTCAGGAGAAAATGTCCAGATAATTGACTTTTCCAGTTATACTACTCCAGGCACTGGCTACAAGCTGTTCGCAGGGAATGCTTCAAGCCATTCCTTTGATATAGGAAATAATATTTACTCACAACTCCAATACGATGCATTGAAATATTTCTATCACGCCAGAAGTGGTATAGAAATTAAAATACCTTACTGTGTTGAATCACAATGGGCAAGAGCAGCAAGAGATAATCCGGATAAAGCCAGACTGGTACCCGGCATAAATTACACCGGCCCTTCAACTCTTGATGTAACAGGCGGATGGTATGATGGAGGATTTTATACAAAGTATACCTCCTATAATGCAATGGCATTATGGAAAATACAAAACCAGTATGAAAATGCCAAGATTACAGGAAAATCCGATGCTTTTAAAGATAACACAATGAATATTCCTGAAAGCGGAAATGGAATTCCAGATATCCTTGACGAAGCACGCTGGGGCATGGAAGGCATGCTGAAGCTTCAGATCCCTCAAGGCTTTGACCGAGCAGGAATGGCACCTTATCAAATAAATGAAGCCGTTATTGGCCTAGACGTGGCAGGTACTGGACCCTTGATAAGCAGAGTATACTATCCGCCTACAACTGATGCAACCCTCAATCTTGCATCATGTGCAGCACAAGCCGCAAGACTTTGGAAATCAATAGATACCGTTTTTTCAGACAAGTGTGTGGCAGCTGCCGAAACAGCATGGGCTGCTGCAATGAAAAATCCGGCTATCTATCAGCCACACCCAAGTGGTCAAGCACCTTCTTCATATCCAAATGACTATTTTGAGGACGAATTCTATTGGGCAGCATGCGAATTGTATTTAACAACCGGTAAAAATTTATATCTTGATTACATAAAGACCTCAAAATATTTTTGTCAAATGCCTGTGAAATTGACAGCATATTTTAATGATGGATTTCAGGGAAGCATAGACAGAAATACCACAGCAGGGCTTGGGACTTTATCCCTGGCACTTAACAAGGCTTCCGAATTTCCTGCAGCAGTAAAAAATATTACTAATGCCGCTGATCTGTACCTTTCTATTCAAAGAGAACAAGGCTATGGAATGCCTTTAGCTGAAAACAGTTTTCCATACAAGATTGGCAGCACATCCGGTATATTAGACGGATATCCAAATGAATCAAACCTCCTTGGGGCCAATAACGGAATAATTATGGCATATGCATATTCCTTGACAGGAGACAAAAAGTATTTAAATGGCGTTGGCGAGTTCATGGATTACCTTTTAGGCAGAAACCCAATAGTAAAAAGTTATATCACCGGCTATGGGAAAAATCCTGTTAAAAACCCCTATCACGCTTTCTTTGCCTATCAGGATGACAAAAGTTTCCCAAAAGCTCCCGGAGGATTTTTAGTTAGTGGAGCTACTTCATCACTAAATGCAATGAGGTTTGTGAACGCTGATGATCCTCGTTACTTACCGGCTCAGAAAAGCTATGAAGATGATTACTATAACTACTTTACAAATGAAGTAAATGTGGATCTTAACGCTTCACTTGCATGGCTGGCATCCTTTGAGGAAGCCAAAGGTCTAATTCCCACTCCAAAGAAACCTATTCCCGGAGATATAAATGAAGATGGAAAGGTCAACATGGGAGACCTTGTACTATTAGCAATATCTTTCAATTCAACATATCAAGATCCAAATTATAACAATAAGTGCGATGTTAATAATGATGGAGTAATAAATATGCATGATGTAATGGTTATAGCAATGCGTTTCGGTTATAATGAATCGATAGAACCAGGTACAGTTTACGCTTTCTAATAATATGATTTTGCAACCTTGATTAATATTGAAAACAGAGCTGCTGCAAAATGTGTCTTGTATACTACATTTTGCAGCAGCTCTTTATGTTAGCATTTCAGCTATTAGCTTAATTAATTTAGTTCTTTAATTTTATACAGTCTTCAGTGGTTTATTTCGAGCCCTTGAGCATACTTCCAAGTGCTCCTTCTTCAATCTGCTGACCGTTAAGAGTTATGTAAATGCCACTGCCTGAGTGAGTATCCTTTAAACGTATTGTTCTTACGTTGATAAAGGAATCCATTTTGAGCTTCTTTACAGCATCGGACATTGAATTATAAAGCTCCTTTGATCCCTTACCAGAACATGATTCACACATGCAGATGGTAAATTCCTGCGTCACAAAGGCTGAGTTTGCTTTCTTCTTTACAGTGTTGCAGGCATTATCCCCAACCTTTGGCGTATAGGTTGTGTGCAGCAGTTCATGTGCCAGATGAGAGTTTGCCTCACCATAAAACTCATTGTACAGCCTTAGTATATCAGGGTTTTCCTGGGATTTACGATACTGGGCGGTTTTATCTATATTCACGAGAACCTGCTGGCGTTTTTCCATTGCATCTATCTTTTCCGGTACCGGATGTCCTGCACCACAAATACATCCACCAGGGCACGCCATTACTTCTATAAGGTCATAACCAACATCAACGCCTTGGATTATCTTTTCCACGATTGGTTCAGCATTATGTAGACCGCTTATAACAGCAACACGTACATTTGTGCCGTTTGCGTCAACTGTAGCTTCCTTGAGACCTTCAAACCCACGAATTTCTTCAAAGTCAAGACGATCTACAAGAACATTTCCTGTAAGCTTCTCAACAGCCATTCGAAGAGCAGCTTCAGCAACACCTCCGGAAGCACCAAAGAGAACCCCTGCACCAGTTACCCTCTTATATGGATCATCAAACTCTTGTGGTACTATATCGGCGGTTTTGATACGGAGCAGTTCAACCATTTCAAGCATTTCACTTGAAGTGAGGACTGCATCTACATCCCTTATTCCCTCAGGAGCAAATTCAGAGCGGGCTGCTTCATGCTTTTTAGCAAGACATGGCACTATAGAAACTACAAAAAGGTCTTCCTTCTTTATTCCGGCTAATTTTGCATAATGATTCTTAACCGTTGCTCCCATCATCTGCTGAGGTGATTTACAGGTTGAAAGGTGCGGTATGATCTCTGGATAACGCTTTTCAACCAGATTGACCCATCCTGGACAGCATGATGTAAACTGAGGCATAACACCTTTCTTCTCAACACGAGTGAGAAACTCTGTTGTCTCTTCCACAATGGTGAGATCGGCAGCAAATGAGAAGTCGAATATCTTATCAAATCCCATTTTTCTTAATATTCCAGCCATAAAAGGTGATGCTTCATCATATGGAATACCAAAATAAGATGAAACAATACTGCGAACTGCAGGAGCAACAAAACCTACAACTGTCTTACCGGAGTCATTGATTGCCCTGAATACCTTTCCTTTTTCACGTCTGAAATCAAGTGCACCACAAGGACAGGCATTCACGCACTGACCGCAGCTGACACAGTCTGTTTCCTGAAGGGGCAGACCGCTTTTTGTTCCAACAAGCTGTCTCCCATGTTTTGTATAATATGTAAGGACATCCGGCCCTTCAATCTCTGCACACGCTGCAATACAGCGTCCGCATGAAATACATTTATTGTGGTCGCGGATGATAAACGGATGATCATCCACAATTGGAATGTATGGGCGTTCATGAATAGGATTTACATATTCTATTTTGTGAGCTTGTGCTTCTTTTCTGAGGTCACAGCTGAAGCGTTCCTTACAACCGCATTTAAGGCAGCGGCGTGCTTCCTCTCTGGCAGACTCGTCACTATATCCAAGCTCAACCTCATTAAAGTTATTTTTGCGTTGACTTATTGAAAGTTCTGGCATTTTTGCACGGAAAACCTTAGGCATTTCTTCGAACTCCCACTTAGGTAGGTCTTCCATCGACCCGCGGCTGCAGCTATAGTCTGCGTTGGCCTCCTGAACATATCCTTTCGTCAGGAAACTATTCATAGCATCTGCGGCATGACGGCCTGCTGCTACTGCCTGAATAACTGTTGCAGGACCTGTAACACAGTCACCACCTGCAAATATCTTTACTTCAGATGTTTGCATAGTATTGCCATTGATTTCTATATCGCCCCACTTATTAAGCTTAACGGGCATATCGTTATATAGGAACTGAGTATTTGTGCTCTGACCGATTGCACCAATAATTGTGTCTGCATCTATCAAAACATCACTGCCTTCAACGGGTACAGGACGACGACGACCTGAACGGTCCGGTTCACCAAGCTGCATTTCCATACAGTGAAGTGTTTTCTTTCCGCCGTTCATAACAATTTTATTTGGTGCCATTAAAAAGAGCATTTCTACCCCTTCATGCAAAGCTTCTTCAACTTCATAGGGCTCAGCCGGCATTTCTTCACGGGTACGACGATAAATCAACTTAACTGATTTAGCACCTTTACGAAGTGCTGTACGAGCACAGTCTATGGCAGTGTTACCTCCACCAATGACAACCACATTGTCACCAAGCTTAATATCCATACCCTTTGTTACCTGCTCAAGGTATTGTATTCCAAGCCATACACCTTCAAGATTTTCTCCCTCAAGATGCATAGGGGTTGCACGCCATGATCCTATTGCAAGATAAACCGAGTCAAAATCATTATTAAGATCCTCAAGACGTATATGCGTTCCCAACGCTTTACCTGTCATTATCTTGATACCCATCTTTTTCATTATATCGATTTCTTTATCCAGGGTAGCCTTTGGTAAACGATATTCCGGAATTCCGTAACGCATCATTCCGCCTGCATGGGGCTGACGTTCAAATACAGTTACATCATGACCGTTTATCGCACTGTAGTATGCAGCTGAAAGACCTGACGGTCCTGCACCTACAATAGCAATTTTCTTTCCTGTGGAAGGTTTTAAATCAGGAATCCAGGGACCCCTTGACATATCCCAATCAGCAGCAAACCTTTTTACATAGTTTATTGCAACAGGTGAATCAACCAAATTGCGGCGGCATGCCGATTCACATGTGTGTGGACATACACGGCCGCACACAATAGGGAAAGGATTGTTGTCTTTGATAACGCGTATTGCAGCTTCATAATTACCGTTACCGACGTGGCGAAGATAGGATTGAATGTCTATGTTAGCCGGACAAGTGGTAACACAGGGAGCAACGCAATCTGCATTGTGATCAGAAAGAAGCTGCTCTAAGCGTACCTTCCTATAGTTTTCAAGCTTAGGGCTATTGGTGCAAATAACCATACCCTCTTTAACAGGAGTCTGACATGCTTTCACGTCTCTGTCTCCCAATTCAACTACACATAATCCACAGTTTCCGTTTGACCTTTCAAGTCTGATATCATAGCAAAGATGAGGTATATGTATATCCTCCTGAAGTAATGCCTGAAGGATGGTAAGATTGTCATAGACCTCGATTTCCCGTCCATTGACGGTTACCTTGATGCGTTTGTGATTTGTTAATGTTTTCATAACCTTTTCCTCTTATAATATGTATTTGAAAAAATTTATAATAAAAGTTTTGCAGTAAAAGATACTGTAAAACGTGTCCATTGGTATATGTATAATTCTTTCAAAATCCCATTTGCAAAAAGTTATCAAGTGATTTTCCAATATTAATGTTGCCATGAGAAATTATTGTATAGAATATGCATTAATTTCTTAAACAAAACAAAATTTTGGAAGGATTATACTTCACCGCTTGAATATAACTATATTTATATATCAATGGATCAGCCATAATTAAGGAATGATAAAAAGAATTACTTGCCATAAATATAAGTGTATAATTAGATTTGTATACTTATGTAAGGCAATAGACTGCCGAAGCTTCACTGCTTTGCCAAAACATCTTTGCTTTGCTCTGCCGAATGCAAGATTACATTTTTAATATATAATAGTAAGTTATTTTTTTAACATTCTTATGACCATTTACTATTATAGCTGAATAATTATAATTTGTCATTTCATGTTTCGACATTTTTTAAGTGTTTTAGTTGAATATTTCGATATCTTTGCCGATTAATTGTCCCTAGATGGTTTTATGCTTCATTTATCCAAACATTTCAGCAAATTTCGAAGTAATCTGGTTTAGACTCTCCTATTCCTTAATATAAATTACGTAGAATTTTAAATGGGAGACTTTCTAAAAGGGTATAGCAAGTCTACGTGAAACCCATATGCAGCAACTAGAAAAATTATAACTGCAGCCCCCAAAATTATACACATATTTTTGCCAAAGCTGGCACCCTCGTTTTTCTCAAAAATCAATCCCAGTATAAAACCTGCTATAAATAAAGCCAGAGATATAAATAATGTATTGTACAGCACTGATTTTTTGCTGATACCTATCGCATTTAAAAATATCGTACCAAGGCAGAAGGTTCTCCCAATCTTGATTGAAACAAGAATGCCAAGAAAAAATATTGGGCCTGAAATAGTACCAGGACCTATTTTTGAACTCAATTTCACCACTCCTAAGAAAGTTTTAATTTAAGCATTAAGTGTTTATAGTATTTATCTGTCATAATTAAATTCAACCTCTACAATACGAACATCTGCTATGTTTTTATCATCAAATAGCTTCAGTGCCGACACCGTAGGCACTTTTAAAAGTACACCATTAAACCTGAGGTTTTTTGACCCTATAAGATCATTGACCTTTATGAGGTCGGATGCAAACTCATCATCTTTAAGATATTTGGAGTACTCTATAAATCTTTTCATTTCGTTCTTGAAATACTTAAAGCTTTGTGCTACAGGTTGTTTGGCATCAAGAGCCCACAAATCATCTATATTAGAACCGTCTTCCACCCCATCATTTGAAGCTGCTTCGTTTTTGGGGAAGTCGGTTACATCGGGTGCCAGATGGCCCACCATTTCTATATTTAATGGAAATCCCCAGTTTGCACGAAGAAAGCCCATGTTTTTGTAACCCCATTTATTTATTGAAATACCGCTTGTATCTATTGAAAACCACCACTCCCTGTAACCACCATTATCAATTTTTGTAACCAGGACATCAAGGTTTTCAAGTGTTACCGGCTTCTCAAAATAGACAGTCAATGAACTAAGGCTCCAATCTTTAACCGCTTCAAGCTTGGATTTGACTTTTTTCAAAGAATCATCATTTCTGTTAACCTGATGGCCCCAGCCAACTGGAAAAACAGCACCATTATCTAAATATGTAGTTTTCCAGTCTATTTCTCCTATATAATTAGGAACAGCCAAATCAAACTTTCCGCTTCGAGAATTTCCAAATAAAAGAGGCTGCTCGAACTCAAATATATTTATGGATTCAAGAGGTCCAAGTCGGCCTAACCAGCCACCCTTAGCCCTTCCCCCAGGAATATTGAAGTGAACAATGTCATTTAGTGCCCCCCTCACCATCTCATTCTTCTTCATCAGAGGCTTTGCCATTATCGTTTGAAAAATAAATGTCAGAACTATATAGCAAATAGCAATTACCAACGCACATGCTATTACTATTCTTCCCAGTACTCTCTTAAAGAAGATATTCTCCAGCTTTCTTTGCTTGATTTCCAGGTGTTCATCCTTTAATTCCATCATGGAATCAGCTTTTATACCTTCGAATATACTGAAGCATTCATCACATTCCTTAAGATGATTTTCGACGCTTTTCTTCTCGCTATCTGATAACCTTTCTTTCAAAAAGTCAGGCAGTAATTTTTTTACCACCTCACATTGTGGTCCCAATTCTTCATTCATGGCTATTGTAAACCTCCCTAAACTTTTTCCTTGCCCTGTGCAAAGTAACCTTAACCGAAGATTCGGTAGAATTTATTATTTCTGCTATTTCCTTATATGAAAAACCATAGTGGTCCTTAAGCAGTATTGCTGTTTTAAAATGCAGCGGCAGCCTCCCTAATGCTTCAGCTAAATGTAGTATATCAGTATCATTTTTTGCTGTTGCTTTAAAATCCTCTTCATAGGGTTCGAAATTTAATATATTGATTTTATTTTTTCTTACATAGTCTATAAAGTTGTTGTGAGCAACACGTATCAACCATTTAATGCATATATAAGACGATTTATCGCTATAAAACATCAGGAGAGCTTTATAAAAGGTTTCCTGGGTCAAATCTTCTGCAAGCTCAGTATTTTTGCAAATATTTCTTAAGTAATTATCAACCTTTTTATAGTTTTCCCTGTATATCTTTTTAAAGCCCTCCACATGCTCACCCCTTTATCCATTACACTAATTATAACGGAAATTTATGGTGAAAAGTTACAGCATCATTTTTAGAATACATCTCGCTAAAAAATTCTTATAGGTGTACAAACACCGACAAAGGAAAAAAGGTCTTCAACATCTGCGTGCTTATTTACTATTGTAAAGTTCCCTGTTGGTGTAGGGGTTGATGGCTTGCCTGTGGCAACAGGATAAGATTTGATTAGTCTACCTTGGCGGTATAAAGCACTGGGATTAATACCAGGGTTTGCATTCCGCAATGCTTCGACTTTTATTCCACTACTCTATACCATGCTGGCCATGCCTCTCAGTACCATCCTGCTTTTTTTTACATATAGGTTGCCTGAGGAGTCCAAGCCTGCATAAAATACCTCCTTAATATCTGATACACCATAGCCTTTAATTTTGTTGGAATATTTAAATTAGAAGGCTTTGTGGCTATAAAATAGCCTATACCAGAGTATGGTATAGATTCAAGCATTATTTGCTTCATAGCCTTAGCTCCTGATATTTTGGTATGTATAAGTAAGTAAACCCTCCTATGTCTGGCATATGCAGATAGGAGGGCTGCTGATTAATTGTCAGTTAATTGATTTTATTTAGATGTCTTCTGATCTATCATGTTCTTCACTTCTTCTGCAGTAAGTCCGCTGGCACTAATTACTGGAATCTTGGTAGATGTATCTGCAAAACCCATCATATTGGTGTTGTAGTCTGCAGCAATAATTACATCTAGATTATCATATTTGGCAATATTATTTTCAATGTTTTCACTTAGAATCTGCACTGTATATCCCTGATTCTTCAAATAGTCAGCTACATTAGTCAGACCTTTTTCTACACCTATATTTTTCATATGTCATCACCTCGTCCTTATTCTTCCCCCATGAAGTGTTGGTATGCATGTAAATATATAGCGAATTGGTAATTTGTTATTTAATACCCTTGATCATCAATTAGCCAAGGCGAATTTTTATCCTTACGGACGAGAATCATATTCCAGTCAGTATTTGCTTTAACAGCCATACCTATCTTGAAAATCCGTGCGAAAAAAAGTGAACCTTGAGTCATACTTTGGTTCATCAAGTCTTTCACCAGACGGTGAATTCCGAAATGCAAACGTAACTTTATCCAAATTATCAATCATGCAAAATAAAACAAGTGCATTCTTCTGCAGATTGGAATAGCTTGCTTTATCGCTTCTTATAAGAGGCCATTCACTAACATATGTACCATCATATTGAAGTCCATAAAATACCGTCAGTCCATAAGGCCGCTTATCTGTTTCCAATGATATATAGCTTTGAATAAAGCTTTTTTCAGGTACCGGCAAATTTTGTGCCAAATCCGAAACCTTCCAAGCCTCACCTTTATAAGGTGTTCTGAGCTTTGAAATCCGATCTAAGTCAAAGTTCATCATATCAACTCTAACAACAAAGGAGTATTCCACCTGTCCTTTATCTTTAAACCCCAGCTTAACTCCATATATATACTCCCCGCCATCAACAGGTGCCTGAAAATATAAAACCCCATTGATTATGCTTGGTTCAGGGGATTCAAACTGCGCCCTTCTGCCTTCCTTGTAAACTGTAAGTCCTATCAAGGTAAAATCATGTTTCCTGTCAATTTTTATCTTTTGTGTACTTATTGACATCTGCTGTCTTGAACTTATGTTAACTATATTGTCAGGATTGTATTTCATCTCTAGCGGATTTACTGAATCAGCATTGACAGAATTCCATGAATAAGTCCCAACCACCGCCTTCTTTGTCTTTTCATATTCAGCACTTATATAAATATTCGGCGGAGAGCTGGCACCAATTCCAACACCAGCTCCTAAATATAGAGCTCCTACTATAACGGCTATAAACAAAGCTGCAGATAACAGCACCATAGCTTTCGACTTTTTTCCATGGTTCATGATAGCCGTAAGCCGATCTTTGAGGCTCTGCTTCTCTTCATACATAGTTGCCTGTAATTGTACCGAGTTATATTTGCCGCCAGCTGCCACATCTATAAGCGTATCCCCATAGTCCTGCTTTTCTTTAACACTAAGATTCTTTATAACTGCTTCGTCACAAGCCAATTCGCAGGCATGACCGATTTCTTTTCTTATAAGGTACATCAGCGGATTAAACCAGTGAATAGCTTGAGCTATCATTGTCAGCCACTTTATAGCTATGTCAAACCGCTTCATATGATTAATCTCATGAAGCAGAATAAACTTTATTTGTTTCTCGGAAAAGTCTGTGTCGGGAATTATAACACAGGGCCTTGCAATGCCAATAAGCATTGGGGCTTTCACATATCGGTTGCGAAAAAGTTTCAACCTGTACCCCCTTAATAAATTATTTAAAGTTTGACTTTGTTCATCCGAAGCAGGTCTGTTTGCTTTTCTTATTTGCTTTA
The genomic region above belongs to Pseudobacteroides sp. and contains:
- a CDS encoding M56 family metallopeptidase, with amino-acid sequence MNDVIKLVLSLSLSGSILALIILAVKPLIRHKVSKTMQYLLWIVVIFRFLVPFSFESSIVNELFYKSNATNNGASSMRTIIEKTNIEKINPDLHHSNNFPKAYDLSDISISSSQPNSNEKSAAGTADSKFNFIDMLKDIFYKYSMLIWILGIMFFLSYNLTGYLRFLKQIRKANRPASDEQSQTLNNLLRGYRLKLFRNRYVKAPMLIGIARPCVIIPDTDFSEKQIKFILLHEINHMKRFDIAIKWLTMIAQAIHWFNPLMYLIRKEIGHACELACDEAVIKNLSVKEKQDYGDTLIDVAAGGKYNSVQLQATMYEEKQSLKDRLTAIMNHGKKSKAMVLLSAALFIAVIVGALYLGAGVGIGASSPPNIYISAEYEKTKKAVVGTYSWNSVNADSVNPLEMKYNPDNIVNISSRQQMSISTQKIKIDRKHDFTLIGLTVYKEGRRAQFESPEPSIINGVLYFQAPVDGGEYIYGVKLGFKDKGQVEYSFVVRVDMMNFDLDRISKLRTPYKGEAWKVSDLAQNLPVPEKSFIQSYISLETDKRPYGLTVFYGLQYDGTYVSEWPLIRSDKASYSNLQKNALVLFCMIDNLDKVTFAFRNSPSGERLDEPKYDSRFTFFRTDFQDRYGC